A genome region from Nitrospira sp. includes the following:
- a CDS encoding metallopeptidase family protein: MLKQAASGVLSRTSSCDVLKRYASVDVLPAALLASLFEHPERTRVLYRASVDTVQPMPPRKRTLTIPEPEFQALVQEALDGLPDEYAKLITNVAVVVEEEPSPEVLADLEMEEDEDLLGLYQGLSLDKESFFQAGGQLPAKISIYRGPILRLCRTKKEVVQEVRDTVVHEIGHHFGFDDDEMPY; encoded by the coding sequence ATGTTGAAACAGGCTGCCAGCGGCGTTCTCAGTCGCACGTCTTCCTGCGACGTACTCAAGCGGTACGCCTCAGTCGACGTCCTCCCTGCGGCCTTGCTGGCCAGTCTGTTTGAACATCCTGAACGAACGCGGGTGTTGTACAGAGCGTCAGTCGATACGGTTCAGCCTATGCCGCCTCGAAAGCGTACATTGACCATACCCGAACCGGAGTTTCAGGCATTAGTGCAAGAAGCGCTGGACGGCCTGCCCGACGAGTATGCCAAACTCATCACCAACGTTGCCGTGGTGGTGGAAGAAGAGCCCTCACCCGAAGTCCTCGCCGACCTGGAGATGGAGGAAGACGAAGATCTCCTCGGCCTCTATCAAGGTCTCTCTCTCGACAAAGAATCCTTCTTCCAGGCGGGTGGACAACTGCCGGCCAAAATCTCCATCTATCGCGGGCCGATCCTCCGACTTTGTCGCACCAAGAAAGAAGTCGTGCAGGAAGTGCGCGATACTGTCGTGCATGAGATCGGCCATCATTTTGGGTTTGACGATGACGAGATGCCGTATTAG
- a CDS encoding mechanosensitive ion channel family protein, whose amino-acid sequence MENVSKYNELLMTYVIAFGSKVLGAIALWVIGGWVITLAGGLTSKAMGARNVDPTLTRYTEAVVKVALRIALIIAILGVMGVETTSFAALLAAAGIAIGAAWSGLLANFAAGAFLMVLRPFKVGDMITAGGVTGDVLEIGVFATTLQTGDNVRVYVGNNKIFSDNIVNYSQNPYRRVDLSAQLAHGVDSGSAVLQMRREISAIPNVLTTPPPDIDVVGFTPSGALLAVRPYCDNKHYWQVFFDTNRAIERVATAAGWPTPAPVHVAVTRH is encoded by the coding sequence ATGGAAAACGTGTCCAAGTACAACGAGCTGCTGATGACTTATGTGATTGCGTTCGGGAGCAAGGTGCTCGGTGCTATTGCACTCTGGGTGATCGGGGGGTGGGTTATTACGCTTGCCGGCGGACTCACGTCTAAGGCAATGGGGGCGCGGAATGTGGATCCGACGCTGACTCGCTATACCGAGGCGGTCGTCAAGGTCGCACTGCGTATCGCTCTGATCATCGCGATACTGGGCGTCATGGGTGTGGAAACGACCTCCTTCGCGGCACTCTTGGCGGCGGCCGGTATTGCCATCGGTGCGGCGTGGTCCGGCTTGTTGGCGAATTTCGCTGCGGGCGCGTTTTTGATGGTGCTTCGTCCGTTCAAAGTCGGTGACATGATCACTGCCGGCGGCGTTACTGGCGATGTGCTGGAGATCGGGGTGTTTGCCACCACACTTCAGACCGGGGACAACGTGCGCGTGTACGTCGGGAACAATAAGATTTTCTCGGACAATATTGTGAACTACAGCCAAAATCCCTATCGCCGGGTCGATTTATCGGCTCAGTTGGCGCATGGCGTCGATTCTGGATCGGCGGTTTTGCAGATGAGGCGTGAAATTTCCGCGATCCCCAATGTGTTGACTACCCCGCCGCCCGATATCGACGTGGTCGGATTTACGCCATCGGGAGCACTCCTTGCCGTCCGCCCCTACTGTGACAACAAACACTACTGGCAGGTGTTTTTCGATACCAATCGGGCGATCGAACGCGTGGCGACGGCGGCCGGATGGCCGACACCGGCTCCGGTGCACGTTGCGGTAACCCGGCATTAG
- a CDS encoding alpha/beta hydrolase has product MSTKPTIVLVHGFWGGAAHWNKVIVELSRKGYDKLRAVELALTSLADDAERTRKMVAQQQGSVLLVGHSYGGAVITEMGDLPNVVGLVYIAAFAPDAGESPGGLSQATPPAAIANLAPDSDGYLWIKADKFHESFCQDLTADEALVMAVAQKAPLASTFGDKVTAPAWKKKPCWYQVSSEDRMIHPDNQKHMSGRMNARKVLTLAASHASLASKSVEVSGLIDEGARSLA; this is encoded by the coding sequence ATGAGTACAAAACCTACAATCGTCCTAGTACACGGTTTCTGGGGTGGTGCTGCACACTGGAACAAGGTGATCGTCGAACTCTCGCGCAAGGGATACGACAAGCTGCGCGCGGTTGAACTAGCTCTGACCTCTTTGGCCGACGATGCCGAGCGCACACGCAAGATGGTGGCACAGCAGCAGGGTTCGGTATTGCTGGTCGGGCATTCATACGGTGGGGCGGTTATTACTGAGATGGGTGACCTTCCGAATGTAGTCGGCCTGGTCTATATCGCCGCATTCGCGCCCGACGCCGGCGAGAGCCCCGGCGGCCTCAGCCAAGCCACGCCGCCGGCCGCGATCGCCAATCTTGCGCCCGACAGCGATGGCTATCTGTGGATCAAGGCAGACAAGTTCCACGAGAGCTTCTGCCAGGATCTGACGGCCGACGAAGCCCTGGTGATGGCGGTGGCACAGAAAGCGCCGCTGGCCAGTACGTTCGGCGATAAAGTCACCGCGCCCGCGTGGAAGAAGAAGCCGTGCTGGTACCAGGTGTCCAGTGAGGACCGGATGATCCATCCAGATAATCAGAAGCACATGTCAGGACGCATGAATGCCCGCAAGGTCCTTACCCTAGCAGCGAGCCACGCGTCGTTGGCGTCGAAGTCGGTCGAGGTGTCGGGGCTCATCGACGAAGGAGCCCGCTCTTTAGCGTGA
- a CDS encoding alkaline phosphatase family protein has protein sequence MITITAAFCMVVGLGLALGAPSSQSVAFAARGGGEAATPAQVGTTEHVILFVLEGLGQESLKSGAMPVLSSLVKDGAVTWSAMAVAPARRLPTMASLVTGMPVAKHGITWNVFEFSRGYPRAPTVFDYLDLSGGRDSAIFYMDESLYQLAKPEPYTDYQMCGPLRAECNPDRLIGYVRDYFKKATSGSGYGHAIPSLPHLLVVHLPTPGRVGEAQGWKSAAYKDALKTVDKAMGTVLDLYREHGLIKQTTVFATSLSAFGETQFSAGEVSGEQASNVPVVPWIASGVGIKAGHTIRQPMSIIDTGATVMRALGLTTYTEWESHPVEEIFKTAFVAAPVSPLLQ, from the coding sequence ATGATCACAATCACGGCGGCCTTCTGCATGGTCGTCGGCCTGGGTCTGGCACTCGGGGCGCCCTCGTCCCAATCCGTTGCGTTTGCGGCACGCGGTGGGGGCGAAGCGGCAACTCCCGCTCAGGTCGGTACCACGGAGCACGTCATTCTCTTCGTGTTGGAAGGGTTGGGCCAGGAATCGCTTAAGAGTGGTGCGATGCCGGTCTTGTCGTCCCTTGTGAAGGACGGGGCTGTGACCTGGTCTGCCATGGCGGTGGCGCCTGCGCGCCGGTTGCCGACGATGGCATCGCTGGTGACGGGCATGCCGGTCGCCAAACACGGGATCACGTGGAACGTGTTTGAATTTAGTCGTGGATATCCCCGCGCGCCGACAGTGTTTGATTATCTGGACCTGAGCGGCGGCCGGGACAGTGCCATTTTCTATATGGATGAGTCGTTGTATCAACTTGCGAAGCCGGAGCCCTACACGGACTATCAAATGTGTGGTCCGCTGCGGGCCGAATGTAATCCTGACCGGTTGATCGGTTATGTCCGGGATTATTTCAAGAAGGCGACGAGTGGGTCTGGTTACGGTCATGCCATTCCGTCGTTGCCGCATCTTCTCGTGGTCCATTTGCCGACTCCAGGGCGCGTCGGGGAGGCGCAGGGTTGGAAGTCGGCTGCGTACAAAGACGCACTCAAGACGGTTGATAAAGCAATGGGGACGGTGCTCGATTTATACCGGGAACATGGTTTGATCAAGCAGACCACGGTGTTCGCCACCTCGCTGAGCGCATTTGGAGAGACGCAATTCTCGGCCGGCGAAGTCTCGGGTGAGCAGGCGAGTAATGTTCCGGTGGTGCCATGGATTGCCTCCGGCGTCGGTATCAAGGCTGGGCATACGATTCGCCAGCCGATGTCGATTATCGATACGGGCGCGACGGTGATGCGCGCGCTCGGCCTCACGACCTATACCGAATGGGAGAGTCACCCGGTCGAAGAAATCTTCAAGACCGCGTTCGTGGCTGCTCCTGTCAGTCCACTCCTGCAATAG
- a CDS encoding outer membrane beta-barrel protein translates to MLIKTTGSLGWALCLVVAAELLSSGFPVDSQAEWYVAGQAGYAMIKDPRNTPVTGDQAVTGIPNGTISSRLDFDNSLMLGAKVGYYFETLPWLGVEAEVFTSAPNLKQQVVTDRAPGVGTFQYNQPGAHIQATTVAANLVARYQMGAFEPYVGVGPGIFFIRSSHPSYGAGKPGYADADVRPGLNTQVGLRYRLTEHVALFGEWKVNYTRFHLEPRGPYGGVNANYFVNIFAFGVGYHF, encoded by the coding sequence ATGCTGATCAAAACAACAGGCAGCCTGGGATGGGCACTGTGTCTTGTGGTGGCGGCGGAACTGTTGAGCAGTGGATTTCCGGTGGACAGTCAGGCCGAATGGTATGTGGCCGGGCAGGCGGGATATGCGATGATCAAAGATCCCCGCAATACGCCGGTGACTGGTGATCAAGCCGTCACTGGCATCCCGAACGGGACGATTTCGTCCCGACTCGATTTCGACAACTCGCTGATGCTCGGGGCCAAGGTGGGGTACTATTTCGAGACGCTGCCCTGGTTGGGCGTGGAAGCTGAAGTATTTACCTCCGCTCCGAACTTGAAGCAGCAAGTGGTGACCGACCGGGCTCCCGGTGTCGGCACGTTTCAGTACAATCAGCCTGGTGCGCATATTCAGGCTACGACGGTGGCGGCCAATCTGGTCGCGCGGTACCAGATGGGGGCTTTTGAACCGTACGTCGGCGTCGGCCCTGGGATCTTTTTTATTCGGTCCTCGCATCCGTCCTACGGGGCAGGGAAGCCCGGTTATGCCGATGCCGATGTCAGGCCGGGTCTGAACACGCAGGTGGGATTGCGCTATCGATTGACGGAGCATGTGGCGCTGTTCGGTGAATGGAAGGTGAACTACACTCGTTTCCATCTCGAGCCGCGCGGGCCCTATGGTGGCGTCAATGCCAACTATTTCGTCAATATCTTTGCGTTCGGGGTCGGCTATCACTTCTAG
- a CDS encoding PGPGW domain-containing protein encodes MISEVLTQIESYVPANVLIWFAVSSVFMFVGTLIAIPVILMRLPADYFDVRIPRPWMENHNPVLRLIGHVVKNVVGAIFLFAGFLMLFLPGQGVLTMLIGLSLIEFPGKRRVEAKIVGQSTVLSTINAMRAKFDKPPLIIAPD; translated from the coding sequence GTGATAAGCGAAGTTCTCACGCAGATCGAGTCCTACGTGCCGGCGAATGTGCTGATCTGGTTTGCGGTCTCCTCCGTGTTCATGTTCGTGGGGACCTTGATCGCAATTCCCGTCATTCTCATGCGGCTGCCGGCGGACTATTTCGATGTCCGCATTCCGCGCCCCTGGATGGAGAACCATAATCCGGTCCTTCGACTGATCGGCCATGTGGTGAAGAACGTCGTGGGCGCGATCTTTTTGTTCGCGGGTTTTCTCATGCTGTTCCTGCCCGGACAGGGCGTGCTGACGATGTTGATCGGCCTCTCTCTGATTGAGTTTCCCGGCAAGCGGAGGGTGGAGGCCAAGATCGTGGGGCAATCCACCGTCCTCAGCACCATCAATGCCATGCGGGCCAAGTTCGATAAACCGCCGCTCATCATCGCGCCCGACTGA
- the polA gene encoding DNA polymerase I, protein MPTLYLIDGSAYIYRAFFALPPLSNSKGLQTNAVYGFTTMLLKVLRDHRPDYVAVVFDEKGPTHRHEAFKDYKAQRPPMPQGMSAQIPYIHRVVEALSLPVIRQAGYEADDLIGTLARKGEVEGLDVVIVTSDKDMFQLLTPKTRIFDPVKDKWFGEADSQVRFGVEPARVVEIMGLMGDASDNIPGVKGIGEKTAMKLIAQFGTIEELLNRVEEVTPAKTKNLLLEQGEQARMSKQLATIQLDCPLEFVPAQFQAKAPQTETLVSLLRELEFMTLAKAFQGETPEQNRLGADVEQIHDAAAADAFLKKQPADAMLGVSCVLTGEPGVRADIQGCALGRSDEHAAFVQGEARGWPRPLVECLLDGSKLKAVQDLKPLLLALHRQGVEMPGPYFDTMVADYLLNPNRRAHTLEAIAMDLLTYQLGAGERDDASKGPQSLFDVDEALVRRTGEAAAVTAKVAPMLRERLKEQGSLALFQDVEMPLVPVLADIERNGFLLDVEGLQVLSKELERELEQMVGSIYHLAGGEFNIGSPKQLATVLFETLGLKPLRKTKTGYSTDEDTLTQLASQHDLPAQILNYRTLTKLKSTYVDALPQLVNPDTKRLHTSLNQTVAATGRLSSTDPNLQNIPVKGDYGLRIREAFIAPPGYQLLCADYSQVEPRILAHLSQDPRLLQVFEKGEDIHMATAMEIFNLPAGEVTREMRRAAKSVVFGIVYGISPFGLASNIGVSQADAKKYIETFFENFAAVRTLMDRNIDDGKTKGYTTTILGRRRPIPELQGGDPSQRGVGERMAVNSPIQGSAADLIKVAMIKVHQRLQNELSRCKMILQVHDELIFEVPDQELEQAKQLVKTEMEATGAALGLSVPLKVDLGVGSNWRVAHP, encoded by the coding sequence ATGCCCACACTCTATCTCATCGACGGGAGCGCCTACATCTATCGGGCATTTTTTGCCCTGCCCCCGCTCTCCAATTCCAAAGGCCTGCAGACGAACGCCGTCTACGGGTTCACGACGATGTTGTTGAAGGTTCTACGGGATCATCGGCCGGACTATGTGGCGGTGGTATTCGATGAAAAGGGGCCGACTCATCGTCATGAAGCATTTAAAGACTATAAGGCGCAACGGCCACCCATGCCGCAAGGTATGAGCGCGCAGATTCCCTACATCCATCGCGTGGTGGAAGCCCTGTCTTTGCCGGTCATCAGACAAGCGGGGTACGAGGCGGACGATCTGATCGGCACTCTGGCCCGGAAAGGGGAGGTCGAGGGTCTTGACGTCGTGATCGTCACCAGTGATAAGGACATGTTCCAACTGCTCACCCCCAAGACGCGCATTTTCGATCCGGTGAAAGATAAATGGTTCGGTGAAGCGGATTCGCAGGTGCGCTTCGGCGTGGAGCCGGCACGTGTGGTCGAAATCATGGGCCTGATGGGGGATGCCAGCGACAACATTCCCGGCGTCAAAGGTATCGGTGAAAAGACCGCGATGAAACTGATCGCGCAATTCGGCACCATCGAAGAATTGCTGAATCGGGTCGAAGAAGTCACGCCGGCGAAAACCAAGAACTTGTTGTTGGAGCAGGGTGAGCAGGCGCGGATGAGCAAGCAGCTCGCGACGATTCAGCTGGACTGTCCGCTTGAATTTGTCCCGGCCCAGTTTCAAGCGAAAGCGCCGCAGACGGAGACGCTTGTAAGCCTGTTGCGTGAACTAGAGTTTATGACGCTGGCCAAGGCCTTTCAGGGAGAGACGCCTGAACAGAATCGGCTGGGGGCTGATGTCGAACAGATTCACGATGCTGCAGCGGCGGACGCGTTTCTGAAGAAGCAACCGGCAGATGCGATGTTGGGCGTCTCCTGCGTCCTGACCGGTGAGCCGGGTGTGCGCGCTGATATTCAAGGCTGCGCGCTGGGTCGGTCAGATGAGCACGCGGCCTTCGTGCAGGGCGAGGCGCGTGGCTGGCCACGCCCACTCGTTGAGTGCCTGCTCGATGGAAGCAAGCTGAAAGCCGTGCAGGATCTCAAGCCGCTGCTGTTGGCGCTTCATCGACAGGGTGTCGAGATGCCGGGGCCTTATTTCGATACGATGGTGGCAGATTATCTGTTGAACCCGAATCGCCGGGCCCATACGTTGGAAGCCATCGCCATGGATCTGCTGACTTATCAGTTGGGTGCGGGGGAGCGCGACGATGCTAGTAAGGGCCCGCAATCCCTGTTCGATGTGGATGAGGCGCTGGTTCGTCGAACGGGCGAGGCGGCCGCTGTGACGGCGAAAGTGGCACCGATGCTTCGTGAGCGGCTGAAGGAGCAGGGGAGCCTCGCGCTGTTTCAAGACGTAGAGATGCCGCTCGTGCCGGTGTTGGCCGACATCGAACGGAATGGCTTCTTGCTCGATGTTGAGGGCCTGCAGGTTTTGAGCAAAGAGTTGGAGCGTGAGCTGGAGCAGATGGTGGGAAGTATTTACCATCTGGCCGGCGGCGAGTTTAATATCGGGTCGCCCAAGCAGCTCGCCACAGTACTCTTTGAGACCCTCGGCCTGAAGCCGCTCCGAAAAACGAAGACCGGCTACTCCACCGATGAAGACACCCTCACGCAACTCGCCTCGCAGCATGACCTGCCGGCACAGATCCTGAACTATCGAACGCTGACGAAACTTAAATCAACCTATGTCGATGCCCTGCCGCAGTTGGTGAATCCAGACACCAAACGGCTCCATACGTCGCTGAACCAGACGGTGGCGGCGACGGGACGACTGTCCTCGACCGATCCCAACTTGCAGAATATTCCGGTGAAGGGCGATTACGGCCTGCGCATCCGCGAAGCCTTCATCGCGCCGCCGGGTTATCAATTGCTCTGCGCCGACTACAGCCAGGTCGAACCACGCATTTTAGCTCACCTCTCGCAAGACCCTCGCCTGCTGCAGGTCTTCGAGAAGGGAGAAGATATTCACATGGCCACGGCCATGGAGATTTTCAATCTGCCTGCAGGAGAAGTCACGCGGGAGATGCGTCGCGCGGCGAAGAGCGTGGTGTTCGGGATTGTGTATGGCATCAGTCCGTTCGGCCTCGCATCGAACATCGGTGTGTCGCAAGCCGATGCCAAGAAATACATCGAGACGTTCTTCGAGAATTTTGCGGCCGTGCGGACGTTGATGGATCGCAATATCGACGACGGCAAGACCAAGGGCTATACGACGACCATCCTCGGCCGCCGGCGCCCGATCCCGGAATTGCAGGGTGGCGATCCCTCGCAGCGCGGTGTCGGCGAGCGCATGGCGGTGAATAGCCCGATTCAAGGATCGGCCGCCGATCTGATCAAGGTGGCCATGATTAAGGTCCATCAACGCCTCCAGAACGAATTGTCCCGCTGCAAGATGATCCTTCAAGTGCATGACGAGTTGATTTTCGAAGTGCCGGACCAGGAATTGGAACAGGCGAAGCAGCTTGTGAAAACCGAAATGGAAGCCACCGGCGCGGCGTTGGGTCTGTCGGTTCCGCTCAAGGTCGATCTGGGGGTGGGGAGCAACTGGCGAGTCGCCCATCCGTAG
- a CDS encoding nucleotidyl transferase AbiEii/AbiGii toxin family protein, translating to MAAEPILVQAFSDLITDFNRRGVAYALAGGWAYSALVEPRATTDIDLLILLDPPSREQMQALVSSLFDSTIIHPSPMIFQGISIWRIVGIRSGQEVVIDFLLADSTYLRTALERRQTVPFGTLQVPMLSIEDLVILKMVAGRLQDRADLEKIRARQADLRINWSYVDRWKTTLGLVDR from the coding sequence ATGGCGGCAGAGCCAATCCTAGTCCAAGCATTCTCCGACCTCATTACCGATTTCAACCGACGCGGCGTCGCCTACGCGCTCGCCGGAGGCTGGGCCTACAGCGCCTTGGTGGAGCCTCGAGCCACCACGGACATCGACCTCCTCATTCTGCTGGATCCGCCTTCACGCGAACAGATGCAGGCGCTCGTCTCATCCCTTTTCGACTCCACCATCATCCATCCGAGCCCTATGATCTTTCAGGGGATCTCGATTTGGCGCATTGTCGGAATCCGCTCCGGGCAGGAAGTCGTGATCGATTTCCTCCTGGCAGACTCGACCTATCTTCGAACCGCATTGGAGAGGAGACAGACGGTCCCATTTGGCACGCTCCAAGTCCCTATGCTGTCGATCGAGGATCTCGTCATCCTCAAAATGGTGGCAGGGCGACTCCAGGACCGCGCTGACTTAGAAAAAATTCGCGCGCGCCAGGCCGATTTACGGATCAATTGGTCGTATGTTGACCGCTGGAAAACGACGCTCGGACTTGTCGACCGTTAG
- the rpsU gene encoding 30S ribosomal protein S21 produces the protein MEIKVFNNNVEKALKVAKKKLAGEGLFRELKRRRYYEKPSVRKKAKEREAQRRRQKWLAKRRPE, from the coding sequence ATGGAAATTAAGGTTTTCAATAACAACGTCGAAAAAGCCCTGAAGGTCGCCAAGAAGAAATTGGCGGGCGAAGGATTGTTCCGAGAACTGAAGCGCCGCCGCTACTACGAAAAGCCGAGCGTTCGGAAGAAGGCGAAAGAGCGAGAAGCTCAACGTCGTCGGCAGAAGTGGCTCGCGAAGCGACGGCCCGAATAG
- the nth gene encoding endonuclease III — MQAQEIHAVIRTVKREISRWPDPVVGVVARQSGRDPFLVLIACLLSLRTKDKTTAEASARLFALASTPAVMQRLTLPVLERAIYPVGFYRTKAKQIQQICSQLLERYHGRVPDKIDELLTLPGVGRKTANLVVTVGYEKPGICVDIHVHRISNRWGYVQTKSPDETETALREKLPRKYWITFNDLLVPYGQHLCQPVSPFCSQCKIAAYCGRVGVTHSR, encoded by the coding sequence ATGCAGGCGCAAGAGATCCACGCCGTCATCCGAACGGTCAAGCGGGAAATTTCCCGCTGGCCAGATCCGGTTGTCGGCGTCGTGGCTAGACAGTCAGGCCGTGATCCCTTCCTTGTATTGATTGCCTGTCTCCTCAGTCTACGCACCAAAGACAAGACCACAGCCGAAGCCAGCGCGCGGCTCTTTGCCTTGGCGTCCACACCGGCCGTCATGCAGAGGCTGACTCTCCCGGTCTTGGAGCGCGCCATCTATCCCGTCGGCTTCTATCGGACGAAGGCCAAGCAAATTCAGCAGATTTGTAGCCAACTTCTTGAGCGGTATCATGGTCGGGTTCCGGACAAGATCGATGAATTGCTGACTCTGCCGGGGGTTGGGAGGAAGACGGCCAACCTGGTGGTGACCGTCGGGTATGAGAAGCCCGGGATTTGCGTCGATATTCATGTCCATCGGATCAGCAACCGATGGGGGTATGTGCAGACCAAGAGTCCCGACGAGACAGAAACAGCACTGCGCGAAAAGCTTCCCCGCAAGTATTGGATTACGTTCAACGACCTGCTCGTGCCCTACGGGCAGCACCTGTGTCAGCCGGTCTCGCCATTCTGCAGCCAGTGCAAGATCGCCGCCTATTGCGGTCGAGTTGGGGTGACGCACTCCCGCTAG
- a CDS encoding HEAT repeat domain-containing protein → MAQALDDLLDSLEDADDATREEAAKALAELANPATLDALIGACSDEFWSVRTRAGWGVAKIGGPKAIEALIVLFNDPIMEVRNEAVAAVVSLGVGQLDRLLAAMKDERWRVREHAAKAYGDLHDSRAVDALVFACRDRDGAVKSAAAEALGKIGDPKAIPALVKLFRDSSKIVRETAGIALVAIGQPSVDLLLETLKDKDFVVRCHAARALGGMTTDYQIGRSWVQEPRVVDALIEALKDPDRAVREDATIALGMIGDPRAIDGLLEAMKDGAVKRHAIASLGMIGDPRALPAVLAALKGKGVRQDGTPTPGCIVSEDAFIKEAAATALGHFRDPRVIPDLIMLLKDGVLREKAAAALVLIGDSAIEPLISFLYDPKASEVEAEGERVLSYASVRLTAKDSLRLLVVETLEHLGWTPPDEETSVDSSQADNLRVDRPLGDIGRFGPSGDFAKGSVR, encoded by the coding sequence ATGGCACAGGCACTCGATGATCTGCTGGATTCCCTCGAAGATGCGGACGACGCCACGCGTGAAGAGGCGGCGAAGGCTCTCGCCGAGTTAGCGAATCCGGCCACGCTGGATGCGCTCATTGGCGCTTGCAGCGATGAGTTTTGGTCTGTGCGGACTCGTGCCGGATGGGGCGTGGCCAAGATCGGCGGCCCGAAGGCGATCGAAGCGCTGATCGTACTCTTCAACGACCCGATCATGGAAGTTCGCAACGAAGCGGTCGCGGCCGTGGTCTCGCTTGGCGTGGGCCAGCTGGATCGGCTGCTTGCCGCGATGAAGGATGAGCGGTGGCGGGTTCGGGAGCATGCGGCCAAGGCCTACGGGGATCTCCATGATTCGCGCGCCGTCGATGCGCTGGTCTTTGCCTGCCGGGATCGCGACGGAGCCGTGAAGAGTGCCGCCGCGGAAGCGCTGGGAAAAATCGGCGATCCGAAAGCCATTCCCGCGCTGGTAAAACTATTCCGTGATTCATCCAAGATCGTGCGTGAAACCGCCGGCATTGCCCTGGTGGCGATCGGGCAACCCTCCGTCGATTTGTTGCTCGAGACATTGAAGGACAAAGATTTCGTCGTGCGTTGTCATGCGGCTCGTGCATTGGGCGGCATGACGACGGACTATCAAATCGGCCGGAGCTGGGTGCAGGAGCCGCGTGTCGTCGATGCCTTGATCGAGGCGTTGAAAGATCCCGATCGCGCGGTGCGCGAAGATGCCACGATTGCGCTGGGTATGATCGGCGATCCTCGTGCCATCGATGGATTGCTGGAAGCGATGAAGGACGGGGCGGTGAAGCGCCATGCCATTGCGTCGCTGGGTATGATCGGTGATCCTCGCGCCCTTCCTGCCGTCTTAGCCGCCCTCAAGGGAAAGGGTGTGCGTCAGGACGGCACTCCGACCCCCGGGTGCATCGTCAGTGAAGACGCATTTATCAAGGAGGCGGCCGCGACGGCGCTCGGTCATTTCCGCGACCCACGCGTCATTCCGGATCTCATCATGCTGTTGAAGGACGGGGTGTTACGTGAGAAAGCGGCGGCGGCGTTGGTGTTAATCGGTGACTCCGCCATCGAACCGCTGATCTCCTTTCTCTACGATCCCAAGGCTTCGGAAGTGGAGGCCGAAGGTGAACGCGTCCTTTCCTACGCATCCGTCCGGCTGACGGCGAAAGATTCTTTGCGGTTACTCGTCGTTGAAACGTTGGAGCACCTTGGGTGGACGCCTCCGGATGAAGAAACGTCGGTAGACTCCAGCCAAGCCGATAATCTTCGCGTCGACCGCCCCCTGGGCGATATCGGCCGGTTTGGTCCGAGCGGAGATTTTGCCAAAGGATCGGTGCGGTAA